From the genome of Gracilinanus agilis isolate LMUSP501 chromosome 2, AgileGrace, whole genome shotgun sequence, one region includes:
- the YIPF5 gene encoding protein YIPF5: protein MSEFDNFNPEFYQTTYSIDDQAQQSYDYAGGGPYSKQYGGYDYSQQGRFVPPEMMQPQQPYTGQILQPAQAYTPSTPQSYYGNNFEDEPPLLEELGINFDHIWQKTLTVLHPLKVADGSIMNETDLAGPMVFCLAFGATLLLAGKIQFGYVYGISAIGCLGMFCLLNLMSMTGVSFGCVASVLGYCLLPMILLSSFAVIFSLQGMVGVILTAGIIGWCSFSASKIFISALAMEGQQLLVAYPCALLYGVFALISIF from the exons ATGTCAGAGTTTGACAACTTTAACCCGGAATTCTACCAGACCACTTACAGCATCGATGACCAAGCACAACAGTCTTATGATTATGCTGGAGGGGGACCATATAGCAA ACAGTATGGTGGCTATGACTACTCTCAACAAGGCAGATTTGTTCCTCCAGAGATGATGCAACCACAGCAGCCTTATACTGGACAAATTCTCCAACCAGCACAGGCATACACTCCATCTACACCACAGTCATACTATGGAAACAACTTTGAGGATGAACCACCTTTATTAGAAG AACTAGGAATCAATTTTGATCACATCTGGCAGAAAACACTAACAGTGTTGCACCCATTAAAAGTAGCAGATGGTAGCATCATGAATGAAACCGATTTGGCAGGACCAATGGTTTTCTGTCTAGCTTTTGGAGCCACATTGTTACTG GCTGGGAAAATTCAGTTTGGATATGTATATGGGATCAGTGCCATTGGATGTCTAGGAATGTTTTGTCTATTAAACTTAATGAGTATGACAGGTGTCTCATTTGGTTGTGTCGCTAGTGTCCTTGGATATTGCCTTCTTCCAATGATCCTACTTTCCAGCTTTGCAGTTATATTTTCTTTGCA aggaaTGGTGGGAGTTATTCTCACTGCTGGGATTATTGGATGGTGCAGTTTCTCTGcttctaaaattttcatttctgcCTTAGCCATGGAAGGACAGCAACTTCTAGTAGCATATCCTTGTGCTTTGTTATATGGAGTGTTTgcccttatttccattttttga